A single region of the Thermoleophilum album genome encodes:
- a CDS encoding glycosyltransferase encodes MQSSSLEGGGSESPDLRDRDGRPLRVVIAHDFAQVLGGAERVLGEIAATFPDAPVFSLLGSRRVAIELGIDDRFHSILPPRQRLARSYRLLAPVLPLVVERTTLPEADVLVSSSYAFALGFSTANRAPHVCYCHSPLRFAWTMTRDYRRHWSWGGASGLAFDIFAAAMRIADRRAAQRVNHFLTQSDFIAGQIKTFYGRDAEVIGAPVDCDLFRPGTGDPEDYFLLVGRLVEPYLRASVAIEAFRQLPHERLIVVGDGPAARELHAAAPPNVTFLGRVPDGALVELMQRCKALVSPTLHDFGLVPIEAMACGRPVIAYGRGGARRTVVHGHTGVLFDEQTPEAIAAAIRSFDPDRFDRDAIRRHALRWDKHRFRERLRRTVELVARSANAAQRADRRPVAGSASLAATPA; translated from the coding sequence ATGCAGTCGAGCTCGCTCGAGGGAGGAGGCAGCGAGTCGCCCGACCTGCGCGATCGCGACGGGCGGCCGCTGCGCGTGGTGATTGCGCACGACTTCGCCCAGGTTTTGGGCGGGGCCGAACGCGTGCTCGGCGAGATCGCTGCCACCTTTCCCGACGCCCCGGTCTTTTCGCTGCTCGGCAGCCGTCGCGTCGCGATCGAACTGGGCATCGACGACCGTTTCCACTCGATCCTGCCGCCGCGCCAGCGGCTCGCGCGCTCCTACCGGCTGCTTGCGCCGGTGCTCCCGCTCGTCGTGGAACGAACCACCTTGCCCGAAGCCGACGTGCTCGTCAGCTCCTCCTATGCCTTCGCGCTCGGCTTCAGCACCGCCAACCGCGCGCCCCACGTCTGCTACTGCCACTCGCCGCTGCGTTTCGCCTGGACGATGACGCGCGATTACCGCCGCCACTGGTCGTGGGGAGGAGCGAGCGGTCTGGCCTTCGACATCTTCGCCGCCGCCATGCGGATCGCCGACCGTCGTGCAGCCCAGCGGGTCAACCACTTCCTCACCCAAAGCGACTTCATCGCCGGTCAGATCAAGACCTTCTACGGGCGCGACGCCGAGGTTATCGGTGCCCCGGTCGACTGCGATCTCTTCCGTCCCGGTACCGGCGACCCCGAGGACTACTTCCTGCTCGTCGGCCGCCTCGTCGAGCCGTATCTGCGCGCTAGCGTCGCGATCGAGGCTTTCCGGCAGCTGCCGCACGAACGGCTCATCGTTGTCGGCGACGGTCCTGCCGCGCGCGAGCTGCACGCCGCCGCACCGCCGAACGTCACCTTCCTCGGGCGCGTTCCCGACGGTGCGCTCGTCGAGCTGATGCAGCGCTGCAAAGCTCTCGTGTCGCCGACGTTGCACGACTTCGGTCTCGTGCCGATCGAGGCGATGGCTTGCGGGCGCCCGGTCATCGCTTACGGTCGGGGCGGTGCGCGCCGGACCGTGGTGCACGGGCACACGGGCGTTCTTTTCGACGAGCAGACTCCGGAGGCGATCGCTGCAGCGATCCGCAGCTTCGACCCGGACCGTTTCGATCGCGACGCGATCCGCCGCCACGCGCTGCGTTGGGACAAACACCGTTTCCGCGAGCGCCTGCGGCGCACGGTCGAGCTGGTCGCGCGCAGCGCAAACGCCGCGCAGCGCGCCGACCGGCGTCCGGTTGCAGGAAGCGCGTCCCTGGCTGCCACCCCGGCCTGA
- a CDS encoding aminopeptidase — MRDQRVEALARVLVRYSTEVKPGDVCVIQASTAAEPLVLAIFEEVLRAGGHPVVQLSPEEAPALFYELANDEQLDFVPPPARWAAEEADVRFAILAEHNTRALTQVDPARQARAQKARRALLDTQMRRSAAGELRWVLTLFPTHAYAAEAGMSLDQYERFYYGACLVDGGDAIAAWRERAAETRRLAEWVEGRSEVRITAPGTDLRLAVEGRRWIPCVGERNMPDGEFFTAPIEDSVDGEVTFTFPAVYGGREVAGVRLRFEGGRVVDADAERGADYLFQMLDTDEGARRLGELGIGTNYGIATATKEILLDEKIGGTVHLALGASYPETGGRNESAIHWDMVLDLRNGGEITVDGETLQRDGRFAI, encoded by the coding sequence GTGAGGGACCAACGTGTCGAAGCGCTGGCGCGCGTGCTCGTGCGCTACTCGACCGAGGTGAAACCGGGTGACGTGTGCGTCATCCAGGCGTCGACGGCCGCCGAGCCGCTGGTTTTGGCGATCTTCGAGGAAGTTCTGCGCGCCGGTGGGCATCCCGTCGTCCAGCTGTCGCCCGAGGAGGCGCCAGCGCTCTTCTACGAGCTTGCGAACGACGAGCAGCTCGACTTCGTGCCGCCGCCGGCGCGGTGGGCGGCCGAGGAAGCCGACGTGCGCTTCGCGATCCTCGCCGAGCACAACACGCGCGCGCTGACCCAGGTCGATCCCGCGCGCCAGGCGCGCGCGCAGAAGGCCCGCCGCGCTCTCCTCGATACGCAGATGCGGCGCTCGGCAGCCGGCGAGCTGCGTTGGGTCTTGACGCTCTTTCCGACCCACGCCTACGCAGCCGAGGCGGGGATGTCGCTCGATCAGTACGAGCGCTTCTACTACGGTGCGTGCCTTGTCGACGGCGGCGACGCGATCGCCGCCTGGCGCGAGCGCGCCGCCGAGACGCGCCGGCTCGCCGAGTGGGTCGAGGGGCGCAGCGAGGTGCGCATAACCGCTCCCGGCACCGATCTGCGCCTGGCGGTCGAGGGGCGGCGCTGGATCCCCTGTGTGGGCGAACGCAACATGCCCGATGGCGAGTTTTTCACCGCTCCCATCGAGGACTCGGTCGATGGCGAAGTGACCTTCACCTTCCCGGCGGTCTACGGCGGGCGCGAGGTGGCGGGCGTGCGCTTGCGGTTCGAGGGCGGGCGTGTCGTCGACGCCGACGCCGAGCGGGGCGCCGACTATCTCTTCCAGATGCTCGACACCGACGAGGGGGCGCGTCGCTTGGGCGAGCTCGGTATCGGCACGAACTACGGGATCGCCACCGCTACGAAGGAGATCCTCCTCGACGAGAAGATCGGCGGTACGGTCCACCTTGCGCTCGGCGCCAGCTACCCAGAGACGGGCGGTCGCAACGAGTCGGCGATCCACTGGGACATGGTGCTCGACCTCCGCAACGGGGGCGAGATCACCGTCGACGGCGAAACCTTGCAGCGCGACGGTCGCTTCGCGATCTGA
- a CDS encoding TlpA family protein disulfide reductase, with translation MPPPSIDRSPRTVHPVAPTRSRQRRLSARSARQRVGAWAALAWLAAVALAGCGSGGERAATTTAARADFPAAEGRSIDQIAALGRPSQLELAPAGVELERGRQRFGFALIDPQRGPRFGIPAALYVARGDEPALGPFAAREESLTVKPAFRSEETARDQDIARSVHVAFPTFPRPGRYTAVALAIVDGRLVSTRPTVLTVKRDSPVPDVGERAISVHTPTVDDVRGDIRSIETRTPPDGMHRDDLADVLGKRPVLLVFATPALCQSRVCGPVVDLAEQLRARRGEGAAFIHMEIYRDNDPNKGLRPQVEAWRLRSEPWVFAIDRNGRIAARIEGAASYDELERALDAAVRGAGRVSR, from the coding sequence ATGCCTCCCCCGTCGATCGATCGCTCGCCCCGCACTGTCCACCCCGTCGCCCCTACAAGGTCGCGGCAAAGACGACTCTCGGCACGCTCCGCGCGACAGCGTGTCGGAGCGTGGGCGGCGCTCGCATGGCTCGCCGCCGTCGCCCTGGCCGGGTGCGGTTCGGGCGGCGAGCGAGCGGCCACCACCACGGCCGCCCGCGCCGACTTTCCCGCTGCAGAAGGGCGCTCGATCGACCAGATCGCTGCTCTTGGGCGCCCCTCGCAGCTCGAGCTGGCGCCCGCTGGGGTCGAACTCGAGCGGGGGCGACAGCGGTTCGGTTTCGCGTTGATCGACCCGCAGCGCGGCCCGCGCTTCGGGATCCCGGCCGCGCTCTACGTGGCTCGCGGCGACGAGCCGGCGCTCGGGCCGTTTGCCGCACGCGAGGAGTCGCTCACCGTCAAACCGGCCTTTCGCAGCGAGGAAACCGCGCGCGACCAGGACATCGCCCGCTCTGTGCACGTAGCTTTCCCGACCTTCCCGCGCCCCGGTCGCTACACCGCGGTGGCGCTGGCGATCGTCGACGGTCGCCTGGTTTCGACTCGTCCGACCGTGCTCACGGTGAAGCGCGACAGCCCGGTGCCCGACGTCGGCGAGCGGGCGATCTCCGTGCACACACCGACCGTCGACGACGTGCGTGGCGACATCCGCTCGATCGAAACGCGTACCCCTCCCGACGGGATGCACCGTGACGATCTCGCCGACGTGCTCGGCAAGCGCCCGGTCCTCTTGGTGTTTGCCACCCCCGCGCTTTGCCAGAGCCGTGTCTGCGGGCCGGTCGTCGATCTTGCCGAGCAGCTACGCGCCCGCCGCGGCGAGGGGGCGGCGTTCATTCACATGGAGATCTACCGCGACAACGATCCCAACAAGGGGTTGCGGCCCCAGGTCGAAGCGTGGCGCCTGCGCAGCGAACCGTGGGTTTTCGCGATCGACCGCAATGGGCGGATAGCGGCGCGGATCGAGGGTGCGGCCAGCTACGACGAGCTCGAGCGCGCGCTCGACGCGGCTGTGAGGGGAGCGGGCAGGGTCTCGAGGTAG
- the pdxS gene encoding pyridoxal 5'-phosphate synthase lyase subunit PdxS, with product METGTLRVKTGLAEMLKGGVIMDVVTAEQARIAEAAGACAVMALERVPADIRAAGGVARMADPTKIEEIKQAVTIPVMAKVRIGHFVEAQVLEALEVDYIDESEVLTPADEQHHIDKWQFKVPFVCGATNLGEALRRIAEGAAMIRSKGEAGTGNVVEAVRHMRMITSEIRRLTTLDEAELPAAAKELGAPLELVRWVAQHGRLPVVLFSAGGIATPADAALMMQLGAEGVFVGSGIFKSEDPERRARAIVEATTHYDDPERIAAVSRGLGEAMTGIEIGELAASGNLLQQRGW from the coding sequence ATGGAGACCGGCACGCTGCGCGTCAAGACGGGCCTCGCCGAAATGCTCAAAGGCGGTGTGATCATGGACGTGGTCACCGCCGAGCAGGCGCGAATCGCCGAGGCCGCTGGAGCCTGCGCGGTGATGGCGCTCGAGCGCGTGCCCGCCGACATCCGCGCCGCCGGCGGCGTCGCGCGGATGGCCGATCCCACCAAGATCGAGGAGATCAAGCAAGCGGTGACGATCCCGGTGATGGCCAAGGTGCGGATCGGTCACTTCGTCGAGGCGCAGGTTCTCGAGGCGCTCGAGGTCGACTACATCGACGAGTCCGAGGTACTGACCCCGGCCGACGAGCAGCACCACATCGACAAGTGGCAGTTCAAGGTTCCTTTCGTCTGTGGGGCGACGAACCTCGGCGAGGCGCTGCGGAGGATCGCCGAAGGTGCGGCGATGATCCGCTCGAAGGGCGAGGCTGGCACCGGCAACGTTGTCGAGGCCGTGCGCCACATGCGCATGATCACGAGCGAAATCCGCCGCCTGACGACGCTCGACGAGGCCGAACTGCCGGCGGCAGCGAAAGAGCTCGGCGCCCCGCTCGAGCTCGTTCGCTGGGTGGCGCAGCACGGTCGTCTCCCTGTGGTGCTGTTCAGCGCCGGCGGCATCGCCACCCCCGCGGACGCGGCACTGATGATGCAACTGGGTGCGGAAGGCGTTTTCGTCGGTTCGGGCATCTTCAAGTCCGAGGATCCCGAGCGGCGGGCGCGGGCGATTGTCGAGGCCACCACTCACTACGACGACCCCGAGCGGATCGCCGCTGTGTCGCGCGGTCTCGGCGAGGCGATGACTGGGATCGAGATCGGCGAGCTGGCGGCTTCCGGCAACCTGCTCCAGCAGCGCGGGTGGTAG
- a CDS encoding MurR/RpiR family transcriptional regulator — protein sequence MTRTAALTLSEEIKQRFDELSPSQKDVGRYIIDHLEEAAFHTAEQLARRANTSSSTVVRFAQALGFEGFPELQHAAREEYRRRRESEELAGLAAPPLFPIDQTEFEAALQADHRNLEATARRVDRGAVARCVDMISRADRIVLCGTDQMAFFASYLRHLLMLLDLRADVVASPSQEGLARLARVDRRSLLIGFSAGRPHALVVRALKLARNRGAGTIAICDSTLSEAARVADEALFYSSDSPAYVRSHVALLSLVQALAYGVYALDESAYADRIKAFKLK from the coding sequence GTGACTCGCACGGCAGCGCTAACCCTCTCCGAGGAGATCAAGCAAAGGTTCGACGAGCTTTCGCCTTCCCAGAAGGACGTCGGTCGCTACATCATCGACCACCTCGAGGAAGCCGCCTTCCACACGGCCGAGCAGCTGGCGCGGCGCGCCAACACCTCCAGCTCGACTGTCGTTCGCTTCGCCCAGGCGCTCGGTTTCGAGGGCTTCCCCGAGTTGCAGCACGCCGCGCGCGAGGAGTACCGCCGCCGGCGCGAGAGCGAGGAGCTGGCGGGTCTAGCCGCACCGCCGCTCTTTCCGATCGACCAGACCGAGTTCGAGGCCGCGCTCCAGGCTGACCACCGCAACCTGGAGGCGACCGCGCGTCGGGTCGATCGCGGCGCGGTGGCGCGGTGCGTCGACATGATCTCGCGCGCCGACCGCATCGTCCTCTGTGGCACCGACCAGATGGCGTTTTTCGCCAGCTACCTGCGCCATCTACTGATGCTGCTCGATCTCCGTGCCGACGTGGTGGCGAGCCCGAGCCAGGAGGGGCTCGCGCGCCTGGCGCGCGTCGACAGGCGCAGCTTGCTGATCGGTTTCAGCGCTGGCCGCCCGCACGCGCTGGTCGTGCGGGCGCTCAAGCTCGCCCGCAACCGCGGCGCCGGCACGATCGCGATCTGCGACTCGACGCTCTCGGAGGCGGCACGAGTCGCTGACGAAGCCCTCTTCTACTCCTCCGACAGCCCGGCCTACGTGCGCTCGCACGTTGCGCTGCTTTCGCTTGTGCAGGCGCTCGCGTACGGCGTGTACGCCCTCGATGAGTCTGCTTACGCCGACCGCATCAAAGCGTTCAAGCTCAAATAA
- a CDS encoding glycosyltransferase codes for MRFAAAPEYQVFPTRERPLSPYQAAVRAARETQPLVRSFAPDVVVVDILTVAAALAAEREGLPWITLVPHLLPLPDRALPPYAIGALPPRTAVGRAFWRLFRPLLRLGEERGRRELNEARRRLGLAPLAYPHGGISRLRALVATFPQLEEARSELPAFARITGPLEWEQPYPPVELPAGSEPLVLVAPSTSQDPDHRLLRCALAGLRDAPVRVLATTNRRPLREQVEIGRNTVLVDWVSYSQTMPRADLVVCHGGHGTVVRSLASGTPVLCVPAAGDMAENALRVAWAGAGFALPSRLLSPRNLRAAVLRALADRSTQRRASEFAAWARANPGGAGAAREVERVVEELRGRDSNPQPTG; via the coding sequence ATGCGCTTCGCCGCCGCACCCGAATACCAGGTGTTCCCGACCCGCGAGCGACCGCTCTCCCCTTACCAGGCGGCGGTGCGGGCAGCGCGCGAGACGCAGCCGCTCGTGCGCTCGTTCGCGCCTGATGTCGTCGTTGTCGACATCCTGACGGTGGCTGCCGCACTGGCGGCCGAGCGCGAGGGACTGCCCTGGATCACGCTCGTCCCCCATCTGTTGCCGTTGCCGGACCGTGCACTGCCGCCCTACGCGATCGGTGCGTTGCCGCCGCGGACAGCGGTGGGGCGCGCGTTCTGGCGGCTCTTTCGGCCGTTGTTGCGCCTCGGCGAGGAGCGTGGGCGGCGCGAGCTGAACGAAGCGCGCCGCCGTCTCGGCCTCGCGCCTCTCGCCTACCCGCACGGCGGAATCTCGCGGCTGCGTGCGTTGGTCGCGACCTTCCCGCAACTCGAGGAGGCGCGCTCCGAGCTGCCCGCATTCGCTCGCATAACCGGCCCGCTCGAATGGGAGCAGCCCTATCCCCCCGTCGAGCTTCCGGCAGGCAGCGAGCCGCTGGTGCTGGTGGCACCGAGCACCTCCCAGGATCCCGACCACCGGCTGTTGCGCTGCGCGCTTGCCGGTCTGCGCGACGCGCCAGTGAGGGTGCTGGCGACGACCAATCGGCGGCCGCTGCGCGAGCAGGTCGAGATCGGGCGGAACACGGTCCTTGTCGACTGGGTGTCCTACTCGCAGACGATGCCACGGGCCGACCTGGTGGTCTGCCACGGCGGCCACGGTACGGTGGTTCGTTCGCTCGCGAGCGGCACCCCCGTCCTGTGCGTGCCGGCAGCGGGCGACATGGCCGAGAACGCTCTGCGCGTGGCATGGGCGGGCGCGGGTTTCGCGCTGCCCTCGCGCCTGCTGTCGCCGCGCAACCTGCGGGCAGCGGTGCTGCGCGCGCTCGCCGATCGCTCCACCCAGCGCCGTGCGAGCGAGTTCGCAGCGTGGGCTCGCGCCAATCCCGGTGGCGCGGGCGCGGCTCGCGAGGTGGAAAGGGTCGTGGAAGAGCTCCGGGGGCGGGACTCGAACCCGCAACCTACTGGTTAA
- a CDS encoding sugar phosphate nucleotidyltransferase, producing the protein MTAKRQQRPVAILCGGRGTRLNGSGPATPKALVEVGGKPIVWHVVQIYARQGFREFLLLTGFLGDLVERYARGESWPEGVSVRCHRSGDDTPTGGRVWAARELLAGRGFCLTYADGVADIDLARTLVEHERAGVLATVTAVRPRLQFGVLDLDERGRVRGFEEKPRSPRYVNGGFMVFESGALELFAADAVLERDVLPRLAAAGQLHASRHEGFWACLDTYKDRNQLDELCARGSPPWLDMRR; encoded by the coding sequence GTGACAGCGAAGCGGCAACAGCGACCGGTCGCGATCCTCTGTGGGGGGCGCGGAACGAGGCTCAACGGCAGCGGCCCGGCGACCCCCAAGGCGCTCGTCGAGGTCGGTGGCAAGCCGATCGTCTGGCATGTGGTGCAGATTTACGCCCGCCAGGGTTTCCGCGAGTTCCTTCTCCTCACCGGCTTCCTGGGTGATCTCGTCGAGCGCTACGCGCGCGGCGAGAGCTGGCCGGAGGGCGTCAGCGTGCGCTGTCACCGCTCCGGCGACGACACTCCCACCGGTGGGCGCGTCTGGGCGGCGCGGGAGCTCCTCGCCGGTCGTGGTTTCTGCCTCACCTACGCCGACGGGGTCGCCGACATCGACCTCGCCCGCACGCTCGTCGAGCACGAGCGTGCGGGCGTACTCGCGACCGTCACCGCTGTGCGCCCGCGCCTGCAGTTCGGGGTGCTCGACCTCGACGAGCGCGGTCGCGTGCGCGGCTTCGAGGAAAAGCCGCGCTCGCCGCGCTACGTCAACGGCGGTTTCATGGTCTTCGAGAGCGGCGCGCTCGAGCTGTTCGCAGCGGACGCGGTGCTCGAGCGCGACGTCCTCCCGCGTCTCGCTGCCGCCGGCCAGCTCCACGCCTCCCGCCACGAGGGGTTTTGGGCGTGCCTCGACACCTACAAGGACCGCAACCAGCTCGACGAGCTGTGCGCGCGCGGTAGCCCGCCTTGGCTCGATATGCGCCGCTAG
- a CDS encoding SDR family NAD(P)-dependent oxidoreductase: protein MPERAAIVTGGSSGIGFDIARALAEDGYALTVSARRPDKLEQAAEQLRAGGATVHAVAANMAEEEDIKRVVREHTEQYGRLDVLVNNAGVGIAGPIEQTETKRLDIQLDVNLRSVYLMTRECIPLLKRAGAEHRRAHIINTASIAGKIPQPGLAAYSAAKAGVVALTQATIRELSADGVRATALCPGFVATPMTDWIKEHVPPSEMIQTADIVAAVRFVLACSPNCIVPEIQFVRPGDMP, encoded by the coding sequence ATGCCCGAACGCGCAGCGATCGTCACCGGAGGATCGAGCGGAATCGGTTTCGACATTGCGCGCGCGCTAGCCGAGGACGGCTACGCGCTCACCGTCTCGGCGCGGCGTCCCGACAAGCTCGAGCAGGCGGCCGAACAGCTGCGCGCCGGTGGCGCCACGGTTCACGCGGTCGCTGCCAACATGGCTGAAGAAGAGGACATCAAGCGCGTCGTACGCGAGCACACGGAGCAGTACGGGCGTCTCGACGTGCTCGTCAACAACGCCGGTGTCGGTATCGCCGGACCGATCGAACAGACGGAGACCAAACGCCTCGACATCCAGCTCGACGTCAACCTGCGCTCCGTCTACTTGATGACGCGCGAGTGCATTCCGCTTCTCAAGCGGGCCGGCGCCGAGCATCGCCGCGCGCACATCATCAACACTGCTTCGATCGCCGGCAAGATCCCGCAGCCCGGTCTCGCCGCCTACTCGGCCGCAAAAGCCGGTGTCGTCGCGCTCACGCAGGCGACGATTCGCGAGCTGTCGGCCGACGGTGTGCGCGCCACCGCGCTCTGCCCCGGCTTCGTGGCGACGCCGATGACCGACTGGATCAAGGAGCACGTTCCGCCATCGGAGATGATCCAGACGGCCGACATCGTCGCGGCGGTGCGCTTCGTGCTGGCGTGCTCGCCCAACTGCATCGTGCCCGAGATCCAGTTCGTACGGCCCGGCGACATGCCGTGA
- a CDS encoding sigma-70 family RNA polymerase sigma factor has protein sequence MKVKRNQRAARSTATPRRRAQQQPARERLANGRGPAEEQLPEELARTDVGDEWDSEEAIGEPHEERLEATEGVPDLFEEGGVVTSGLVEPATEEASEDAVRLYLRAIGRVPLLTKEDEVRLAKRVERNDMAAKNALIEANLRLVVSIAKRYTGRGLTLLDLIQEGNVGLIRAVEKFDWRRGYKFSTYATWWIRQAITRALADQSRTIRIPVHMVERLNKVLRARRDLAQKLNRDPTTEEVAEAVEMPAEKVEELLKLGQEPVSLETPVGSDDGDPAELGDFIEDDSDPPLEVVARRIRDEDLQRVLAMLPWRERRVLELRYGLVPEGPMTLEEIGKHVGVTRERVRQIEAKTLILLKNLEEARRLAGTTEEVR, from the coding sequence ATGAAGGTCAAGCGCAACCAGCGCGCCGCCCGTTCGACCGCAACACCGCGCCGTCGAGCTCAGCAACAGCCAGCGCGCGAGCGCCTCGCCAACGGTCGCGGACCCGCCGAGGAACAGCTACCTGAGGAGCTGGCCCGAACCGACGTCGGCGACGAGTGGGACAGCGAGGAAGCGATCGGCGAGCCGCACGAGGAGCGACTTGAGGCGACCGAGGGGGTGCCGGACCTCTTCGAAGAGGGCGGCGTGGTCACCTCCGGTCTTGTCGAACCTGCGACGGAAGAGGCATCCGAGGACGCCGTTCGCCTCTATCTGCGAGCGATCGGGCGCGTGCCGCTCCTGACCAAGGAGGACGAGGTGCGGCTCGCCAAGCGCGTCGAGCGCAACGACATGGCGGCCAAGAACGCCCTGATCGAGGCCAACCTGCGTCTCGTCGTGTCGATCGCGAAGCGCTACACGGGGCGCGGGCTCACGCTCCTTGACCTGATCCAGGAGGGCAACGTCGGTCTGATCCGCGCGGTCGAGAAGTTCGACTGGCGACGCGGTTACAAGTTCTCGACCTACGCCACGTGGTGGATCCGGCAGGCGATAACGCGTGCGCTCGCCGACCAGTCGCGCACGATCCGGATCCCGGTACACATGGTGGAGCGGTTGAACAAGGTGCTGCGGGCGCGGCGTGACCTAGCGCAGAAACTGAACCGCGATCCCACCACCGAGGAAGTGGCGGAAGCGGTCGAGATGCCGGCGGAGAAAGTCGAGGAGCTGCTCAAGCTCGGGCAGGAGCCGGTGTCGCTCGAGACACCGGTCGGCTCCGACGACGGCGACCCTGCCGAGCTCGGCGATTTCATCGAGGACGACTCGGATCCGCCGCTCGAGGTCGTGGCGCGGCGCATCCGAGACGAGGATCTGCAGCGCGTGCTGGCGATGCTTCCCTGGCGGGAGCGGCGTGTGTTGGAGCTGCGCTACGGGCTCGTGCCGGAGGGGCCCATGACGCTCGAGGAGATCGGCAAGCACGTGGGTGTCACGCGCGAGCGCGTGCGCCAGATCGAGGCGAAGACGCTGATACTGCTCAAGAACCTCGAGGAGGCGCGCCGACTGGCGGGCACGACGGAGGAGGTCCGCTAG
- a CDS encoding LLM class F420-dependent oxidoreductase, whose product MKLGLHIGYWGLGLSAQDQLELVREAERVGFDSVWSAEAYGSDAATVLAWIAAQTERIRIGSAIFQIPARSPAMCAMTAATLDHLSNGRMILGIGASGPQVAEGWHGQRFARQLQRTREYIEIVRMALARERVVYDGEIYKLPLPDGPGKALKLTISTVQERIPIYLAALGPKNTQLAGEIADGWIPTLFSPEHVAQARELLEEGARRAGRNLDGFDIAPSVNVAIDDDLERARDVMRPYVALYVGGMGSRERNFYNQLVRRYGFEEAAEKVQTLYLEGKKEEAAAALPPELIDTVTLCGPRERIRERLAVYKEAGVGTLMVTPMSFEPQARLRMVRELAELAAEV is encoded by the coding sequence GTGAAGCTCGGACTGCACATCGGTTACTGGGGGCTCGGTCTTTCGGCTCAGGATCAGCTCGAGCTCGTGCGCGAGGCCGAGCGCGTCGGGTTCGACTCCGTGTGGTCGGCGGAGGCGTACGGGTCCGACGCGGCGACGGTGCTCGCGTGGATAGCCGCCCAGACCGAGCGCATCCGCATCGGCTCGGCGATCTTCCAGATTCCTGCGCGCTCGCCAGCGATGTGCGCGATGACGGCAGCCACGCTCGACCACCTGTCGAACGGGCGCATGATCCTGGGCATCGGCGCCTCCGGTCCGCAGGTCGCCGAGGGCTGGCACGGTCAGCGCTTCGCCCGGCAGCTGCAGCGCACACGCGAGTACATCGAGATCGTGCGCATGGCGCTGGCCCGCGAGCGCGTCGTCTACGACGGCGAGATCTACAAGCTGCCGCTGCCTGATGGTCCGGGGAAAGCGTTGAAGCTCACGATCTCGACCGTCCAGGAGCGAATCCCGATCTACCTGGCGGCGCTCGGCCCGAAGAACACGCAGCTCGCCGGCGAGATCGCCGACGGCTGGATTCCGACGCTGTTTTCGCCCGAGCACGTGGCACAAGCACGCGAGCTGCTCGAGGAGGGCGCGCGCCGCGCGGGTCGCAACCTTGACGGGTTCGACATCGCCCCGTCGGTGAACGTCGCGATCGACGACGACCTCGAGCGTGCCCGCGACGTGATGCGGCCGTACGTGGCGCTCTACGTCGGCGGGATGGGGTCGCGCGAGCGCAACTTCTACAACCAGCTCGTGCGCCGCTACGGCTTCGAGGAGGCGGCCGAGAAGGTCCAAACTCTCTACCTGGAGGGCAAGAAGGAAGAGGCAGCCGCTGCCCTCCCGCCCGAGCTGATCGACACCGTCACGCTCTGCGGCCCGCGCGAGCGCATCCGCGAACGGCTCGCCGTCTACAAAGAGGCGGGCGTCGGCACGCTGATGGTCACGCCGATGTCGTTCGAACCGCAGGCGCGGCTGCGTATGGTGCGCGAGCTCGCCGAGCTCGCAGCCGAGGTCTGA